The sequence below is a genomic window from Tenacibaculum tangerinum.
TCACTATCAACAAAAGAGAGTTTAAAAACTATTTTACCACACCAACTTTACAATACAAAGTGCAACAACCTTTAATGCTCACTGAAAATTTAGAGACGTATGACATTACAGTAAACGTATTTGGTGGTGGTGTTACTGGTCAGGCAGAAGCTATTCGTTTAGCAATTACTAGAGCATTAGTATCTATCAACGAAGAAAACAAAACTGTGTTAAAACCAGAAGGATTGTTAACTCGTGATCCAAGAATGGTTGAACGTAAAAAATACGGTCAGAAGAAAGCACGTAAGAAATTCCAGTTCTCTAAACGTTAATATTTTAGATATAAGATACGAGAACCAAGACGAAAGACTCTTCTTTTGCCTGCTCTCTTTTATCTTTCAACTAAAAACGTTTCGAGACTGTTATATATATTAATTTTTAACAGTTTAGTATCTAAATACTTCAGACTTCATAACTACTGAAGTATTGCGAAAACAGAACGTAAACACATTTATTAAAATGGCAAACATTCAAGAATTATTAGAAAGTGGCGTACACTTTGGTCACTTAACTAGAAAATGGAACCCAAACATGGCTCCATACATCTATACAGAGCGTAATGGTGTACACATCATCGATTTGTATAAAACTTCAGCTAAAATTGACGAAGCTTCTGCTGCGTTACAAAAAATAGCAAACTCAGGACGTAAAATCTTATTCGTTGCAACTAAAAAGCAAGCAAAAGATATCGTTGCTGAAAAAGCAAAAGCTGTAAACATGCCTTATATTACTGAGCGTTGGCCAGGAGGTATGTTAACAAACTTTGTAACTATCCGTAAAGCCGTTAAAAAAATGACTTCTATTGATAGAATGAAGACAGATGGTTCTTTCGACGCTTTATCAAAAAGAGAAAAATTACAAATAAACCGTCAACGTGAAAAATTAGAAAAGAACTTAGGTTCAATTTCTGATATGACTCGTTTACCAGGAGCTTTATTTGTAATTGACGTAAAGAAAGAACACATTGCTGTTGCTGAAGCACAAAAATTAAACATTCCAATCTTTGCAATGGTTGATACAAACTCTGATCCAAGACCGATTGACTTTGTTATCCCAGCAAATGATGACGCTTCTAAATCTATCGATAAAGTATTATCGCATGTAACTGATGCTATCGCTGAAGGCTTAACTGAAAGAAAAGCTGACAAAGAAAAAGCGAAAGCTGACAAAGAAAAAAAAGCAGAAGTACCTGCTAAAGAAGAAGCAAAATAATTTTTAATTTAAAGGCTTCATAACATTGAAGCCTTTAAATTTTTACAACTTTGTACAACAATATATTTACAACTAAAAAATAACGATAGAAATGTCAGTAAAAATTAGCGCTGCAGACGTAAAAAAATTAAGAGAAACTACCGGAGCTGGTATGATGGATTGTAAAAAAGCATTAGTAGAGGCTGAAGGTGATTTTGATAAAGCTATTGAAATTTTACGTAAAAAAGGACAAAAGATTGCTGCTAAAAGAGCAGATCGTGAGTCTACTGAAGGTGTAGCAATTACTAAAATTAGCGATGACAATACCTATGGTGTTGCTATTGTATTAGCATGTGAAACAGATTTCGTAGCTAAAAACGATTCATTTAAAGCTTTAGCGCAAGAATTTGTTGACATCGCTTTTAACCACAAAACAAAAGAAGAATTCTTAGCTGCTGATTTTGGTGGAGTAACGGTTGCAGAAAAATTAATTGAGCAAACAGGAGTAATCGGTGAAAAAATCGATATCACTGCTTTCGAAAGAATTGAAGCACCTTACGTAGGAGCGTATACTCAC
It includes:
- the rpsI gene encoding 30S ribosomal protein S9, with the translated sequence METVHKIGRRKTAVARVYVSQGSGNITINKREFKNYFTTPTLQYKVQQPLMLTENLETYDITVNVFGGGVTGQAEAIRLAITRALVSINEENKTVLKPEGLLTRDPRMVERKKYGQKKARKKFQFSKR
- the rpsB gene encoding 30S ribosomal protein S2, coding for MANIQELLESGVHFGHLTRKWNPNMAPYIYTERNGVHIIDLYKTSAKIDEASAALQKIANSGRKILFVATKKQAKDIVAEKAKAVNMPYITERWPGGMLTNFVTIRKAVKKMTSIDRMKTDGSFDALSKREKLQINRQREKLEKNLGSISDMTRLPGALFVIDVKKEHIAVAEAQKLNIPIFAMVDTNSDPRPIDFVIPANDDASKSIDKVLSHVTDAIAEGLTERKADKEKAKADKEKKAEVPAKEEAK